A window from Mycolicibacterium tokaiense encodes these proteins:
- a CDS encoding phosphotransferase family protein, which translates to MATVATIPAGPAEVTRDWLSSVLGVEVVAATVSPVGTGQTGATYRVALDYATATELPATLIVKLPSQDEAVRERVALGYRSEHAFYTEVAHTLAVALPHCYHCDIDRDGADFVMLLADLAPAVQGDQLRGCSVAEAQLAARALAGLHGPRWCDPAWLTFTGATMPRPDADFARGLGELAVMAADTTLSRLGDRVSTQDRETLSATAALVGQWLLLEPDRFSLLHGDYRLDNLLFDPDRTRVTVVDWQTLTVGLPARDLAYFAGTSLLPDDRAAAERGLVADYHDELLTHGVTAYDLDTCWQDYRLGMPQIPLITTFGFAFSAATERGDDMVATMLERGCRAIRELATLELIEDRLR; encoded by the coding sequence ATGGCCACTGTTGCCACGATCCCGGCCGGTCCCGCCGAGGTGACCCGCGACTGGCTCTCGTCGGTGCTCGGCGTCGAGGTCGTCGCCGCCACGGTGAGCCCGGTCGGAACCGGGCAGACCGGCGCCACCTACCGGGTGGCGCTGGACTACGCCACGGCCACGGAACTGCCGGCGACCCTCATCGTCAAGTTGCCCTCGCAGGACGAGGCGGTCCGCGAACGGGTGGCCCTGGGCTACCGCTCCGAGCACGCCTTCTACACCGAGGTGGCCCACACCCTGGCCGTGGCGCTGCCGCACTGCTACCACTGCGACATCGACCGCGACGGCGCCGATTTCGTGATGCTGCTGGCGGATCTGGCGCCCGCCGTCCAGGGGGATCAGCTGCGGGGCTGTTCGGTGGCCGAGGCGCAGCTGGCCGCCCGCGCCCTGGCCGGGCTGCACGGTCCCCGGTGGTGCGACCCGGCGTGGCTGACCTTCACCGGCGCCACCATGCCGCGGCCCGACGCCGACTTCGCCCGCGGCCTCGGAGAACTCGCCGTGATGGCCGCCGACACCACCTTGAGCCGGCTCGGGGACCGGGTGTCGACGCAGGACCGCGAAACGCTCTCCGCCACCGCAGCTTTGGTGGGCCAGTGGTTGCTGCTGGAACCGGACCGGTTCAGTCTGCTGCACGGTGACTACCGACTGGACAACCTGCTGTTCGACCCGGACCGCACACGGGTCACCGTGGTGGACTGGCAGACGTTGACGGTGGGATTGCCCGCGCGCGACCTGGCCTACTTCGCCGGTACCAGCCTGCTGCCCGACGACCGGGCCGCGGCCGAACGCGGCCTGGTGGCCGACTACCACGACGAACTGCTGACCCACGGCGTCACCGCCTACGACCTGGACACCTGCTGGCAGGACTACCGCCTCGGCATGCCGCAGATCCCGCTGATCACCACCTTCGGCTTTGCCTTCTCCGCCGCCACCGAACGCGGTGACGACATGGTGGCCACCATGCTGGAGCGGGGCTGCCGGGCTATTCGCGAACTCGCGACGCTGGAGCTGATCGAGGACCGCCTGCGCTGA
- a CDS encoding helix-turn-helix domain-containing protein — MSREAAGAALRALRESRDLSLADLAAATGVSIMGLSYLERGTRKAHKGTVQKLENGLGLPPGTYARLVLAPDPAAELAAVVDAGAARPRPAAASPIVVTRRADTEVFEGFAAAQLESINSVISRLPAPTSSEYENVVRSVIDQCVKAELLAANSWRVAVNTGADPHGQLMDLIKALESTRTQLMAKLPESLGARFDRACRASELPEHVISELLDITAEQIWSIRNHGVIPPGTLARIRAFADANDAGLSAGGPRSAPASRVRE, encoded by the coding sequence GTGAGCCGGGAGGCAGCCGGCGCCGCACTCCGCGCGCTGCGGGAGTCGCGTGATTTGTCCCTGGCCGACCTGGCCGCGGCCACCGGTGTGAGCATCATGGGACTGAGCTACCTGGAGCGCGGGACCAGGAAGGCACACAAAGGTACTGTTCAGAAGCTCGAAAATGGTTTGGGCCTGCCGCCGGGAACCTACGCGCGGCTGGTGCTGGCCCCGGATCCGGCTGCCGAGTTGGCGGCGGTGGTGGATGCGGGTGCGGCCCGTCCACGCCCCGCAGCGGCATCGCCGATCGTGGTCACCCGACGGGCGGACACCGAGGTGTTCGAGGGGTTCGCCGCGGCGCAACTGGAGTCCATCAATTCGGTGATCAGCCGCCTGCCGGCACCCACGTCAAGCGAATACGAAAACGTAGTCCGCTCGGTCATCGATCAATGCGTCAAGGCCGAGCTGTTGGCGGCCAACTCGTGGCGGGTGGCCGTTAACACCGGCGCCGACCCACACGGCCAGCTGATGGATCTCATCAAGGCGCTGGAGAGCACCCGCACGCAGCTGATGGCCAAGCTGCCCGAGAGCCTCGGCGCGCGCTTCGACCGTGCGTGCCGCGCATCCGAGCTCCCCGAGCACGTCATCTCCGAACTTCTCGACATCACCGCCGAGCAGATCTGGTCCATCCGCAACCACGGGGTGATCCCGCCCGGGACACTCGCCCGGATCCGGGCCTTCGCCGACGCAAACGACGCGGGACTCAGCGCAGGCGGTCCTCGATCAGCTCCAGCGTCGCGAGTTCGCGAATAG
- a CDS encoding WhiB family transcriptional regulator codes for MDRPCASNPDLWFGYSDNDGADGAAKARAYETASIEARTLCLRRCPLAQQRMCAQRAVEHGEEYGVWAGVKLPGGQYRKRHQLAAAHDTLRSIAAGEISARQLPENAALLERRQAEPVPMAAAVIHLPLLRLTPRTAA; via the coding sequence ATGGACCGACCCTGCGCCTCGAATCCAGACCTCTGGTTCGGCTATTCCGACAACGATGGCGCCGACGGTGCCGCCAAGGCCCGCGCCTACGAAACCGCATCGATCGAAGCGCGCACCCTCTGCCTGCGGCGGTGTCCCTTGGCCCAGCAACGGATGTGCGCGCAACGCGCCGTCGAGCACGGTGAGGAATACGGTGTCTGGGCCGGGGTGAAGCTGCCCGGCGGGCAGTACCGCAAGCGCCACCAGCTCGCCGCGGCGCACGACACCCTGCGCAGCATCGCCGCGGGTGAGATCAGTGCGCGGCAACTGCCCGAGAACGCCGCGCTGCTCGAACGCCGTCAAGCAGAGCCGGTTCCGATGGCCGCGGCCGTCATCCATCTGCCACTGCTGCGTCTCACCCCGCGCACCGCGGCCTGA
- a CDS encoding C40 family peptidase, whose translation MSELDILSRAHHLFSGAGRDLPPAGDVGHLDAALRRAAELNSGQGMGPYRATVETARELLRRTAGTDAEFAELVSRARHDHVVARRLTRAVLEAARADLGAGGDSPVAQREAVRRSIARLRAQQDHVLAARRRARRRLALLLLLRYRRGRGVRGLGPVGTPESGGRAAVAVRAALSRLGMPYVWGATGPDRFDCSGLVQWAYQHAGINLDRTTYDQIHQGVAVSRSQIQPGDLVFPHSGHVQMAIGNGMVVEAPYSGANVRISRLGSDVVIRRVA comes from the coding sequence ATGAGCGAGCTGGACATCCTGAGCCGCGCACACCACCTGTTCTCCGGAGCGGGCCGCGACCTCCCGCCCGCGGGGGACGTAGGCCATCTCGATGCGGCTCTGCGCCGGGCCGCCGAGTTGAACAGCGGCCAGGGGATGGGGCCGTACCGGGCCACCGTGGAGACGGCGCGGGAACTACTGCGCCGCACTGCCGGTACGGACGCAGAGTTCGCGGAACTGGTGTCGCGCGCACGCCACGACCACGTCGTGGCCCGCAGGCTCACCCGAGCGGTGCTGGAGGCCGCCCGCGCCGATCTCGGCGCCGGCGGAGATTCCCCGGTGGCCCAGCGGGAGGCCGTCCGACGCAGCATCGCCCGGCTGCGGGCCCAGCAGGACCACGTGCTGGCGGCCCGTCGCCGTGCCCGTCGCCGTCTCGCACTGCTTCTGCTGCTGCGCTACCGGCGCGGCCGCGGTGTGCGCGGCCTGGGGCCGGTGGGCACGCCCGAGTCGGGCGGGCGGGCCGCCGTCGCCGTCCGCGCGGCGCTGTCACGTCTGGGAATGCCGTACGTGTGGGGGGCGACGGGGCCCGACCGGTTCGATTGCTCCGGGCTGGTCCAGTGGGCCTACCAGCACGCCGGCATCAACCTGGACCGCACCACCTACGACCAAATCCATCAGGGTGTTGCCGTGTCCCGCAGCCAGATTCAGCCCGGCGATCTGGTCTTCCCCCATTCCGGGCACGTTCAGATGGCGATCGGCAACGGCATGGTGGTCGAAGCGCCGTACTCCGGTGCGAACGTGCGCATCAGCCGGCTGGGTTCCGACGTGGTGATCCGCCGGGTTGCATGA
- a CDS encoding DUF4226 domain-containing protein yields the protein MSDDPGTQVSAIVARQGELSDRHQSLVAADEALAAAVTGAHDLTVESRRRLDAIGADIENAVAQQHSWALDTAAGVREFQLFLLARHREITTVVTDAVTAAEARVREVQQLVDRYR from the coding sequence ATGTCAGACGATCCGGGCACCCAGGTGTCCGCGATCGTGGCGAGGCAGGGTGAGTTGTCCGACCGCCACCAGAGCTTGGTCGCCGCCGACGAAGCGCTGGCGGCCGCCGTCACCGGCGCGCACGATCTCACCGTCGAATCCCGGCGGCGCCTGGATGCCATCGGTGCCGACATCGAGAATGCGGTGGCGCAGCAGCACTCGTGGGCATTGGATACCGCTGCGGGTGTCCGGGAGTTCCAGCTGTTTCTGCTCGCTCGCCACCGCGAGATCACCACGGTGGTCACCGACGCGGTGACGGCAGCCGAAGCGCGGGTGCGCGAGGTACAGCAGTTGGTGGACCGCTACCGCTGA
- a CDS encoding DUF4226 domain-containing protein has product MTTQQDLLDAVAHIDRVTGDAHAWRQGLTPAEAAVLGLVVAPEAEVAAVLAKVRANHPTLFDTRTGAPVVPTAPVPPSADEQRGVGAAAIKKAETDLAHQNSATAQLDLLVIAAVLNAHSTTAHGGAELRRLQSEIENAVQVRTDLDTPAGARDFQRYLIGKLREIGAVVHNASLDDTSKAVLASAWTALYESAAAPKAAEPAAPGPAQSAAPAPALDALPAYGAELGPDPLLEQLLAAEPASAPAAAAAPAPPPASQAAAPPLGLPGLPTLGGSGGAMPPSAAGWPRAEELPIASERRGAAETSTLDDLLADADAALQQEFSDGLDAGDEPPEEDDPGTEEPENEPDDDVAAEESTQVRLPDGDVVTAASPQLAKAITSALAGTPIGDAFHDNGLRVPPPGTPVADPVDPADVDTGAVGMFTDRLAVALDRTRVLHGGQVGPLSDVSGPSFLGWMPAPTPAATPAPTRPATTPAT; this is encoded by the coding sequence GTGACGACACAGCAGGACCTCCTCGACGCCGTGGCGCACATCGACCGTGTCACCGGCGACGCGCACGCGTGGAGACAGGGGCTGACGCCGGCCGAGGCCGCGGTCCTCGGGCTGGTGGTGGCGCCCGAGGCCGAGGTCGCCGCCGTACTGGCCAAGGTGAGAGCCAACCACCCGACGCTGTTCGACACCCGCACCGGTGCGCCGGTGGTGCCGACCGCGCCGGTGCCGCCTTCGGCGGACGAACAGCGGGGGGTGGGCGCAGCCGCCATCAAAAAAGCGGAAACCGATCTGGCCCATCAGAACTCGGCGACCGCGCAGCTGGACCTGCTGGTGATCGCGGCCGTGCTGAACGCGCACAGCACCACCGCCCACGGTGGTGCCGAGCTGCGTCGGCTGCAATCGGAGATCGAGAACGCGGTGCAGGTGCGCACCGATCTGGACACCCCTGCCGGTGCGCGGGACTTCCAGCGCTACCTGATCGGCAAGCTGCGCGAGATCGGCGCCGTGGTGCACAACGCCAGCTTGGACGACACGTCGAAAGCCGTGCTGGCCAGTGCCTGGACCGCGCTGTATGAGTCCGCGGCTGCGCCGAAGGCGGCGGAGCCGGCAGCACCTGGGCCCGCGCAGAGCGCTGCCCCGGCGCCCGCCCTGGACGCTCTGCCCGCCTACGGTGCCGAGCTTGGTCCGGATCCGCTGCTCGAGCAGCTGCTCGCCGCCGAACCCGCTTCGGCACCGGCCGCTGCCGCCGCGCCAGCACCTCCACCGGCCTCGCAGGCGGCTGCACCGCCCCTGGGGTTGCCGGGCCTGCCCACGCTGGGGGGTTCCGGCGGCGCGATGCCGCCGTCGGCTGCGGGATGGCCACGGGCAGAGGAACTTCCGATAGCGTCGGAGCGCCGCGGCGCGGCGGAGACCTCCACTCTGGACGATCTGCTGGCCGATGCCGACGCCGCTCTGCAGCAGGAGTTCTCCGACGGCCTCGACGCCGGTGACGAACCACCGGAGGAAGACGATCCGGGCACCGAGGAGCCGGAGAACGAGCCCGACGACGACGTCGCGGCCGAGGAATCCACCCAGGTCAGGCTGCCCGACGGCGATGTGGTCACCGCCGCGAGCCCACAGCTGGCCAAGGCCATCACCAGCGCCCTGGCCGGTACCCCGATCGGCGACGCGTTCCATGACAACGGCCTGCGTGTTCCCCCGCCGGGAACGCCGGTGGCCGACCCGGTAGACCCAGCCGACGTCGACACCGGTGCCGTCGGCATGTTCACCGACCGCCTGGCGGTGGCACTGGACCGCACCCGCGTCCTGCACGGCGGGCAGGTCGGCCCGTTGTCCGACGTCAGCGGACCGAGCTTTTTAGGCTGGATGCCTGCGCCCACACCCGCTGCGACCCCGGCCCCCACCCGCCCGGCAACCACCCCCGCCACCTAG
- a CDS encoding ESX-1 secretion-associated protein: protein MDDNIVIDPENLREAARRHSEAAEYLRTVPGTHDAIQESLDSLGPIFAELRDAARELLEQRRLCYDGQADEHAEMADNLAQSATMWEEHEADSATRMRGLLDEDR from the coding sequence ATGGACGACAACATCGTCATCGATCCGGAGAACCTCCGCGAGGCTGCCCGGCGCCACTCCGAGGCTGCCGAGTACCTGCGGACCGTTCCCGGTACCCATGACGCCATTCAGGAGAGCCTCGATTCGCTGGGCCCGATCTTCGCGGAACTGCGCGACGCCGCCCGCGAGCTGCTGGAACAGCGCCGCCTCTGCTACGACGGCCAAGCCGACGAACACGCCGAGATGGCGGATAATCTGGCGCAATCAGCCACGATGTGGGAGGAGCACGAGGCAGACAGCGCCACCCGGATGCGCGGGCTGCTCGACGAGGACAGATGA
- a CDS encoding DUF2694 family protein, whose product MTEPNPDFDTMHPSGQVLFRSCRGGYLHSVLLSEAVLSADAENLATAIQLTADVSYLRALMEVRAEIIAAGHTPSDEVPTEAELAAASAALAEHQLHE is encoded by the coding sequence ATGACGGAACCCAACCCGGACTTCGACACGATGCACCCCAGCGGCCAGGTGCTGTTCCGCAGTTGCCGCGGCGGGTACCTGCACAGCGTGCTGCTGTCCGAGGCGGTGCTGTCTGCTGATGCCGAAAACCTCGCCACTGCTATCCAATTGACCGCCGACGTGTCCTACCTGCGGGCGCTGATGGAGGTTCGTGCGGAGATCATCGCGGCCGGGCACACCCCGTCGGACGAGGTGCCCACCGAAGCCGAGCTGGCCGCCGCGTCAGCGGCGCTGGCCGAGCATCAACTGCACGAGTAG
- a CDS encoding DUF5631 domain-containing protein, whose translation MPTFRMPDDCTPWVLGGVWPAELDHLTADTVPLAEYLRRDLQRIADSANHKLRVLNETVMPPHARAAEQNRVVDAARAFAVQRVASTLRQLSQQNDADTQVLPQLDPPTLAFAAPIMPAEPEETPAETVEQRLRRMVDSLARQEPGLRWAVGVRADGSTVVVTDLAQGWVPPGIVLPAGTVTPSPAQRAAGLRGLLADTETSARYNPGDPFERGRPAEPDHPPGAVEAPAVESLGRQLCEATRSRDGLPRLTHTLAEAAVAGTGVAEAELDVLRVHLDTARYQLLARYPATDSALLLNCLLLAATTALAAGDHTVANYHFAWFHELTGNHPPGP comes from the coding sequence GTGCCGACATTCCGGATGCCCGACGACTGCACGCCGTGGGTGCTGGGCGGGGTGTGGCCGGCTGAGCTGGACCACCTCACTGCGGACACGGTGCCGCTGGCGGAGTACCTGAGGCGGGATCTGCAGCGCATCGCGGACTCGGCCAACCACAAGCTGCGGGTGCTCAACGAGACGGTCATGCCGCCGCATGCCCGTGCGGCGGAGCAGAACCGGGTGGTCGACGCTGCCCGCGCTTTCGCGGTGCAGCGGGTGGCCTCGACCCTGCGGCAGCTGAGTCAGCAGAACGACGCCGACACCCAGGTGTTGCCGCAGCTGGACCCGCCGACGCTGGCATTTGCCGCACCGATCATGCCCGCCGAACCCGAGGAAACGCCGGCGGAGACAGTCGAGCAGCGCCTGCGCAGAATGGTCGACAGTCTTGCCCGCCAGGAACCCGGGTTGCGCTGGGCGGTGGGCGTACGAGCCGACGGCAGCACTGTCGTGGTCACCGATCTGGCGCAGGGCTGGGTGCCGCCGGGGATCGTGCTGCCGGCCGGCACTGTGACGCCGTCCCCCGCGCAGCGCGCTGCCGGCCTGCGCGGGCTGCTCGCCGACACCGAGACCTCGGCGCGCTACAACCCCGGCGACCCGTTCGAGCGCGGTCGCCCGGCTGAGCCCGATCACCCACCGGGCGCGGTGGAAGCACCCGCCGTCGAGAGTCTGGGCCGGCAGCTCTGCGAGGCCACCCGCTCTCGCGACGGGCTGCCCCGCCTCACCCACACCCTCGCCGAGGCCGCAGTGGCGGGCACCGGTGTGGCCGAGGCCGAATTGGATGTCTTGCGTGTTCACCTCGATACGGCGCGATATCAACTGCTGGCGCGCTATCCGGCAACGGATTCCGCACTGCTGCTGAATTGTCTGCTGCTCGCGGCCACCACCGCGCTGGCCGCCGGCGACCACACCGTCGCCAACTACCACTTCGCCTGGTTTCACGAGCTCACTGGCAATCACCCGCCTGGCCCGTGA
- a CDS encoding DUF2710 family protein yields the protein MDDRALVDDVLRELNAAADRWEKLVAEAEKITYSVDLGDVQAVANSDGKLLHLTLHPRVTREYNHSELADRLNAAFAALREEARADNEARYGGELR from the coding sequence ATGGATGACCGCGCTCTGGTCGACGACGTGCTCCGAGAATTGAATGCTGCTGCAGACCGGTGGGAGAAATTGGTCGCCGAGGCGGAGAAGATCACCTACAGCGTTGATTTGGGGGATGTCCAGGCAGTGGCCAATTCCGACGGCAAATTGCTGCACTTGACTTTGCATCCGCGCGTCACCCGCGAATACAACCACAGTGAACTCGCGGATCGGCTCAATGCCGCCTTTGCCGCCCTGCGCGAGGAGGCGCGGGCCGACAACGAG